One window from the genome of Saimiri boliviensis isolate mSaiBol1 chromosome 2, mSaiBol1.pri, whole genome shotgun sequence encodes:
- the CDC26 gene encoding anaphase-promoting complex subunit CDC26: protein MLRRKPTRLELKLDDIDEFESIRKDLETRKKQKEDVEVIGGNDGEGAIGLSSDPKSREQMINDRIGYKPQPKPSNRSSQFGSLEF, encoded by the exons ATGCTGAGACGAAAACCAACACGCCTAGAGCTAAAGCTCGATGACATTGATGAGTTTGAGAGCATTCGAAAGGACCTGGAG ACCcgtaagaaacagaaggaagatgTGGAAGTCATAGGAGGCAATGATGGAGAAGGAGCCATTGGGCTCAGCAGTGATCCCAAGAGCCGGGAACAAATGATCAATGATCGGATTGGTTATAAACCCCAACCCAAGCCCAGTAATCGTTCATCTCAATTTGGAAGTCTTGAATTTTAG